A window of Streptomyces sp. DG1A-41 contains these coding sequences:
- a CDS encoding DUF742 domain-containing protein codes for MAVGGPPHEAAGHAGGSPDPAAGRAPAIRPFLLTAGRVSGGGAALPIPVETQVVSTSAGLSVLHSLTFEHHDIIAACRRPQSVAELAAGLRLHLNVVRVLAEDLRAAGHLAVHRPNAGTAQDLSVLRRVIDGLRAVPDSRGTLRDTS; via the coding sequence ATGGCAGTCGGCGGACCACCACACGAGGCAGCTGGGCACGCCGGGGGCTCGCCGGACCCGGCCGCCGGCCGCGCCCCCGCGATCCGGCCGTTCCTGCTGACCGCAGGCCGGGTGTCGGGGGGCGGCGCGGCGTTGCCGATCCCGGTCGAGACCCAGGTCGTGTCGACCTCGGCGGGGCTGTCCGTCCTGCACTCGCTCACCTTCGAACATCACGACATCATCGCGGCCTGCCGGCGGCCGCAGTCGGTGGCGGAACTGGCCGCCGGGCTGCGACTGCACCTCAACGTGGTCCGCGTGCTGGCCGAGGACCTGCGTGCCGCAGGGCATCTGGCGGTCCACCGGCCGAACGCCGGGACCGCCCAGGATCTCTCCGTACTGCGAAGGGTTATCGATGGTCTTCGTGCCGTCCCCGACTCACGGGGGACACTCCGTGACACCAGTTGA
- a CDS encoding helix-turn-helix domain-containing protein gives MEVSDTTYVDRVRMAEGDGVCPQRVTMEHVTSRWGTLALIALLDRSYRFSELRREIGRVSEKMLTQTLQTLERDGLVHRDAKPVIPPRVDYSLTELGREAAEQIRGLALWTEQRLAAIQKARQEYDAAKRDPSERAGRSTDARPRSVRA, from the coding sequence ATGGAAGTAAGTGACACGACGTACGTGGACCGTGTGCGGATGGCCGAGGGTGACGGGGTGTGCCCGCAGCGCGTGACCATGGAGCACGTCACCAGCCGCTGGGGCACCCTGGCGCTGATCGCGCTGCTGGACCGCTCGTACCGCTTCAGCGAGCTACGCAGGGAGATCGGAAGAGTCAGCGAGAAGATGCTGACCCAGACCCTCCAGACCTTGGAGCGCGACGGCCTGGTCCACCGCGACGCCAAACCCGTGATCCCGCCCCGCGTGGATTACTCCCTCACGGAACTGGGCCGGGAGGCCGCTGAACAGATCCGTGGCCTCGCACTGTGGACGGAGCAGCGGCTGGCGGCGATCCAGAAGGCCCGCCAGGAGTACGACGCGGCGAAGCGTGATCCGAGCGAAAGGGCCGGCCGCTCCACCGACGCGAGGCCTCGCTCTGTTCGGGCGTAA
- a CDS encoding ATP/GTP-binding protein, with the protein MVFVPSPTHGGHSVTPVEQPPTPVKLVIAGGFGVGKTTTVGSISEIRPLTTEAAITEVAAGVDDLTHTPGKTTTTVAMDFGCITIDPTLKLYLFGTPGQDRFGFMWDDLVEGALGGLVIVDTRRLDDCYAAVDYFEHKDVPFAVAVNAFDGEVEHDLDEVRWALDITEHVPLLVFDARKTGSVRDALLVVLEVALARAEAAVAP; encoded by the coding sequence ATGGTCTTCGTGCCGTCCCCGACTCACGGGGGACACTCCGTGACACCAGTTGAACAGCCGCCGACGCCGGTCAAACTGGTCATCGCCGGCGGCTTCGGTGTCGGCAAGACCACGACCGTGGGCTCGATCTCCGAGATACGGCCGCTCACCACGGAGGCCGCGATCACCGAGGTCGCGGCAGGAGTGGACGATCTCACGCACACTCCGGGCAAGACCACCACCACGGTCGCCATGGACTTCGGCTGCATCACCATCGACCCGACGCTCAAGCTGTACCTGTTCGGCACCCCGGGCCAGGACCGGTTCGGCTTCATGTGGGACGACCTGGTGGAGGGCGCCCTCGGCGGTCTGGTCATCGTGGACACCCGCCGACTGGACGACTGCTACGCGGCGGTGGACTACTTCGAGCACAAGGACGTGCCCTTCGCGGTCGCCGTCAACGCCTTCGACGGGGAGGTCGAGCACGACCTCGACGAAGTGCGGTGGGCACTGGACATCACCGAGCACGTTCCGCTGCTCGTCTTCGACGCACGGAAGACGGGCTCGGTCCGCGACGCGCTGCTGGTCGTACTGGAAGTCGCCCTGGCCCGGGCCGAAGCTGCAGTGGCACCCTGA
- a CDS encoding NAD(P)H-binding protein, with the protein MSIVVTGATGNLGRLVIGGLLEKVPSDQITAVVHSEQRAADLAARGVRIAVADYNAPETVDGVLSAGDKVLLISSSEFHRDRLGQHKVVIDAAKAAGVALLAYTSAAGSLTAALADDARATEAVILDSGLPYVLLRNGWYNENYTEQLAPVLQSNTVTQAAGQGRVASASRADYAAAAVAVLTGEGHENTTYELNGDTAWSFAEYAAELSRQSGREIAYNPVSVETYVGILTGHAGLPEPLAAILGGVEASIEKGEMAAAGGELSRLTGRPTTPIADSIAAALKG; encoded by the coding sequence ATGAGCATCGTCGTCACCGGCGCGACCGGAAACCTCGGCCGTCTCGTCATCGGGGGCCTGCTGGAGAAGGTTCCCTCCGACCAGATCACCGCCGTCGTCCACAGCGAGCAGAGGGCCGCCGACCTGGCGGCACGGGGTGTGAGGATCGCGGTCGCCGACTACAACGCCCCCGAGACCGTCGACGGCGTTCTCTCCGCCGGCGACAAGGTGCTGCTGATCTCCAGCAGTGAGTTCCACAGGGACCGCCTAGGCCAGCACAAGGTGGTCATCGACGCGGCCAAGGCCGCCGGGGTCGCCCTCCTCGCCTACACCAGCGCCGCCGGCAGTCTGACCGCCGCCCTCGCCGACGATGCCCGGGCGACGGAGGCGGTGATCCTCGACTCCGGACTGCCCTACGTGCTGCTGCGCAACGGCTGGTACAACGAGAACTACACCGAGCAGCTGGCCCCCGTGCTGCAGTCCAACACCGTCACCCAGGCCGCCGGCCAGGGCCGTGTCGCCTCCGCCTCCCGCGCCGACTACGCCGCTGCCGCCGTCGCCGTGCTGACCGGTGAGGGCCACGAGAACACGACGTACGAGCTGAACGGCGACACCGCCTGGAGCTTCGCGGAGTACGCGGCCGAGCTGAGCCGGCAGAGCGGCAGGGAGATTGCCTACAACCCGGTCTCCGTCGAGACCTATGTCGGCATCCTGACCGGGCACGCCGGACTGCCCGAGCCCCTCGCTGCGATCCTCGGCGGCGTGGAGGCGTCCATCGAAAAGGGCGAGATGGCCGCCGCCGGCGGCGAGTTGTCCCGGCTGACAGGCCGCCCGACCACGCCGATCGCCGACTCGATCGCCGCCGCGCTGAAGGGCTGA
- a CDS encoding ester cyclase — translation MTFVQLIDCKTSNVDQLNRLMDSWVESTQGKRTATHSIVGRDRADSAHVVEIVEFPSYEEAMKNSNLPETNRIFEELVAACEETPTFTDLDVVRDEQLNKLVVRRFFDEVINARNLDLADELCTGDYREHDPALSSYDVDLAQAKRENGEILDAFNPRLTVESMIAEGDLVTCRITFEGRHTGTYQGLEPTNRDVAGTGHATFRCQGGKIAESWWNWDDLGLLRQLGALEA, via the coding sequence ATGACCTTCGTCCAGCTCATCGACTGCAAGACCAGCAATGTCGATCAACTCAACCGGCTGATGGACAGCTGGGTTGAGTCGACCCAGGGCAAGCGGACCGCCACACACTCGATCGTCGGGCGGGACCGGGCGGACTCCGCCCATGTCGTCGAGATCGTGGAGTTCCCGTCGTACGAGGAGGCGATGAAAAACTCCAACCTCCCCGAGACCAACCGCATCTTCGAGGAGCTTGTCGCCGCCTGCGAGGAGACGCCCACCTTCACGGACCTCGACGTCGTGCGGGACGAGCAGCTCAACAAGCTCGTCGTCCGCCGCTTCTTCGACGAGGTCATCAACGCCAGGAACCTCGACCTCGCCGACGAGCTGTGCACCGGCGACTACCGAGAACACGATCCTGCCCTCTCCTCCTACGACGTGGACCTCGCTCAGGCCAAGCGGGAGAACGGCGAGATCCTGGACGCCTTCAATCCCCGGCTCACCGTGGAGAGCATGATCGCCGAGGGAGACCTGGTGACCTGCCGGATCACTTTCGAGGGCCGGCACACCGGCACCTACCAGGGGCTGGAGCCCACCAACCGGGACGTCGCCGGGACCGGGCACGCCACGTTCCGCTGCCAGGGCGGCAAGATCGCCGAGAGCTGGTGGAACTGGGACGACCTCGGGCTGCTGCGGCAACTGGGCGCCCTGGAAGCCTGA